The Vibrio tubiashii ATCC 19109 genome has a segment encoding these proteins:
- a CDS encoding zinc/cadmium/mercury/lead-transporting ATPase, giving the protein MCTKHQACRSDKVAANPSQSGSCASPKISTIKMAEVASAESSCCSSNSCSSGADPADEEGEPSSSARYTQSWKIEGMDCPACARKVETAVNRVDGIVEAKVLFATEKLIITSDNVGVAQLVEQTILDTGFTFTSPNSKSSKQVSTGWKSVLQQNAQIIAIASAMAIAAAIKPALPQISEWMFVITCLAGLYPIGKKAISLARSGTPFAIETLMSVAALGALYLGETVEAAMVLLLFLIGERLEAFAASRARSGVQALMELVPENAIKIVDGQRVEVSASELHPGDVIEVSPGARLPADGKLIGDVASFDESALTGESIPVERYQGDSVMAGAVAVDKVVRFTITSKQGENAIDRILHLIEEAESRKAPLERFLDKFSRWYTPLMMLVSLLVIITPPLLFAQPWETWVYRGLALLLIACPCALVISTPAAITSGLAAAARRGALIKGGAALEQLGRVETIAFDKTGTLTKGKPEVTDIIALEGWTEQSLLEKVAAIEVGSSHPLAVSLVNKAKQLELEIVEAEDKQALVGSGVRGVVSGVEYQVSAPSKVDITLPSALVETIEQLEGQGKTVVVAIEAKHKAIGLVAWQDTLRDDSAKAVKALNELGIHSIMLTGDNPRSALAISSMIGIDYKASLLPQDKVSYVEQLSANGNVAMVGDGINDAPAMKASSIGIAMGGGTDVALETADAAITHNRLIELAGMIELSRATLNNIRQNIALALGLKGVFLVTSLLGITGLWVAVLADSGATAIVTLNALRLLKFKSKQD; this is encoded by the coding sequence ATGTGCACTAAACATCAAGCATGCCGCTCAGACAAAGTCGCGGCTAACCCTTCTCAATCAGGCTCTTGCGCTAGCCCTAAAATCTCAACCATTAAAATGGCAGAGGTTGCCAGTGCCGAGTCGAGTTGTTGTAGCTCAAATAGTTGCAGTAGTGGTGCAGACCCTGCTGACGAAGAGGGCGAGCCCAGTTCCTCTGCGCGTTACACCCAAAGTTGGAAAATTGAGGGAATGGATTGCCCAGCCTGTGCTCGAAAGGTGGAAACAGCCGTTAATCGAGTCGATGGCATTGTTGAGGCTAAAGTCCTTTTTGCAACCGAAAAACTCATAATCACTTCTGATAATGTTGGTGTTGCCCAGTTAGTCGAACAAACAATTCTTGATACTGGATTTACCTTTACTAGCCCTAATTCAAAGTCTTCAAAACAAGTATCCACAGGTTGGAAGTCTGTGCTTCAACAGAATGCGCAGATTATCGCTATTGCTTCTGCTATGGCGATCGCCGCTGCGATTAAACCAGCACTTCCACAAATTAGTGAATGGATGTTTGTCATTACCTGCTTGGCGGGACTATACCCCATAGGTAAAAAAGCCATCAGCCTTGCGCGTTCAGGGACGCCTTTTGCGATAGAAACCTTGATGAGTGTTGCAGCACTTGGGGCGCTCTATTTGGGAGAAACCGTAGAGGCCGCAATGGTGTTGCTATTGTTCCTCATTGGTGAACGATTAGAAGCCTTTGCTGCTTCACGTGCCCGTAGTGGTGTCCAAGCATTAATGGAGTTGGTTCCTGAAAATGCGATTAAAATCGTTGACGGTCAGCGCGTTGAAGTCTCGGCAAGTGAGCTACACCCTGGTGATGTCATTGAAGTTTCACCGGGCGCAAGATTACCGGCTGACGGTAAGCTTATCGGTGATGTAGCGAGCTTTGATGAAAGTGCCCTCACAGGTGAGTCGATACCTGTTGAACGTTATCAAGGTGACTCAGTCATGGCAGGCGCCGTGGCGGTCGATAAAGTGGTGAGATTCACCATTACTTCAAAGCAGGGCGAGAATGCCATCGATCGTATTCTCCATTTGATCGAAGAAGCAGAATCTCGTAAAGCGCCATTAGAACGTTTTCTGGATAAATTTAGCCGCTGGTATACGCCTTTGATGATGCTGGTGTCACTACTGGTGATCATTACGCCGCCATTGTTGTTTGCTCAGCCTTGGGAAACTTGGGTTTATCGTGGCCTGGCACTGCTTCTGATTGCTTGTCCTTGTGCACTAGTGATTTCTACGCCAGCCGCGATCACTTCTGGCTTAGCCGCTGCCGCTCGTCGAGGAGCTCTGATTAAAGGTGGCGCAGCGTTAGAGCAGCTAGGCCGCGTTGAAACCATAGCTTTTGATAAAACAGGAACGCTAACCAAAGGCAAACCTGAAGTCACTGACATTATTGCGTTAGAGGGCTGGACAGAGCAGTCGCTATTGGAAAAAGTTGCCGCCATTGAAGTAGGTTCAAGCCATCCACTGGCGGTATCGCTAGTGAACAAAGCCAAACAACTTGAGTTAGAGATTGTTGAGGCAGAAGACAAGCAAGCTCTGGTTGGGAGTGGTGTGCGCGGTGTGGTATCAGGTGTTGAGTATCAGGTGAGCGCACCAAGTAAAGTGGATATCACGTTACCTAGTGCTTTGGTTGAGACTATTGAGCAACTCGAAGGTCAAGGAAAGACGGTTGTCGTTGCTATCGAAGCGAAGCATAAAGCGATCGGTCTGGTCGCGTGGCAAGATACTCTGCGTGACGATTCTGCCAAAGCAGTGAAAGCGCTTAATGAGTTGGGTATTCACTCGATTATGCTCACTGGAGATAATCCGCGCAGCGCGCTAGCCATCAGTTCTATGATTGGCATCGACTATAAGGCGAGTCTGCTTCCCCAAGATAAAGTCAGCTATGTCGAGCAACTTTCTGCAAACGGTAATGTGGCCATGGTCGGTGATGGCATCAATGATGCGCCTGCAATGAAAGCCTCAAGCATTGGTATTGCGATGGGAGGTGGTACTGACGTCGCGTTAGAAACCGCTGATGCAGCGATTACCCACAATCGCCTGATTGAACTTGCTGGAATGATAGAGCTTTCGCGGGCTACCTTGAACAACATTCGCCAGAATATTGCTCTCGCGCTTGGCTTGAAAGGCGTGTTCTTGGTAACGAGTTTGTTAGGTATTACTGGACTTTGGGTTGCGGTGTTGGCTGACAGTGGGGCGACTGCCATTGTGACTCTCAATGCATTAAGACTGCTGAAATTTAAGTCAAAGCAAGATTAG
- a CDS encoding MATE family efflux transporter: MSEQSAKFVEGSTMRHILVMSGAGSVGLMALFVVDLIDMLFISMLGQVELAAAVGFAGTLVFFSTSISIGTSIAMGALVSKAIGAKQQQHARELSTSIMFTAVTISVIVAAVMFAYIPELLQAIGAHGVAAERAEAYLRIILPSGPVIAVAMAAGAGLRAAGDAKRSMWATLAGGIVNAILDPIFIFGFGWNVEGAALASVFARFTVLFFSIYPLIRVHKLAARFNYAVWLSNLKIIIAIAIPAIITNIATPIGNAIVTSAIAQFGENYVAGFAVIGRLTPVCFAVIFALSGAVGPIIGQNYGAERMDRVKETLNNSLIVTTLYTIVVCIILYFAQDLIIRMFSLNGDAQVIVAAFCTYVAVSFIFNGAHFVANTSFNNLGKPLYSTALNLGKATLGTLPFVHLGAFWFGALGVLYGQAIGTVVFGLIAIVVLRKHISDLMRSSCLEHEASDPSITSVNSQPFCSHDAVLIDDVASTTEISQQTAEKV; encoded by the coding sequence ATGTCTGAACAAAGTGCCAAATTTGTTGAAGGATCAACCATGCGACATATTTTGGTTATGTCGGGGGCAGGGTCGGTTGGTCTAATGGCACTATTTGTGGTCGACCTTATCGACATGTTGTTTATCAGTATGCTGGGGCAAGTGGAACTCGCCGCTGCGGTAGGCTTTGCAGGAACGTTAGTTTTCTTTTCAACCTCCATCTCGATCGGTACTTCTATTGCAATGGGGGCGCTGGTATCTAAAGCCATTGGTGCCAAGCAACAGCAACATGCGCGTGAACTGAGTACAAGTATTATGTTCACTGCGGTGACGATCAGTGTAATAGTCGCGGCGGTGATGTTTGCCTATATTCCAGAGCTGCTTCAAGCCATCGGTGCGCATGGTGTCGCCGCTGAGAGAGCAGAAGCCTACTTAAGAATAATCTTACCTAGCGGCCCTGTTATCGCAGTCGCTATGGCTGCGGGGGCGGGGTTACGTGCCGCGGGCGATGCAAAGCGTTCGATGTGGGCAACACTGGCTGGTGGCATTGTTAATGCGATTCTAGATCCAATATTCATCTTCGGTTTTGGTTGGAATGTAGAAGGTGCAGCACTTGCGTCTGTATTTGCTCGCTTTACTGTGCTGTTTTTCTCAATCTACCCACTTATCCGTGTACACAAACTCGCCGCGAGATTTAACTACGCAGTGTGGTTAAGCAACCTGAAGATTATTATCGCCATTGCGATACCCGCAATTATCACCAATATTGCAACGCCAATTGGTAATGCGATTGTTACCTCAGCTATTGCCCAATTCGGTGAGAACTATGTTGCTGGGTTTGCAGTGATAGGTCGACTCACACCAGTCTGTTTTGCGGTAATTTTTGCACTTTCAGGGGCAGTTGGGCCGATCATCGGTCAGAACTACGGCGCAGAGCGTATGGATCGAGTTAAAGAGACACTCAATAACTCTTTAATTGTCACAACTCTTTACACCATCGTTGTTTGTATCATTCTCTACTTCGCTCAAGATTTGATTATTCGTATGTTCAGCCTAAACGGTGATGCACAAGTAATCGTTGCGGCGTTTTGTACCTATGTCGCGGTGAGCTTTATTTTCAACGGTGCGCATTTCGTTGCCAATACCTCGTTCAACAATCTAGGTAAGCCGCTGTACTCAACGGCACTGAACTTAGGCAAAGCAACATTAGGCACTTTACCCTTTGTTCATTTAGGGGCGTTTTGGTTTGGCGCTCTTGGGGTGCTTTACGGTCAGGCAATTGGTACCGTGGTATTCGGTTTGATTGCGATTGTTGTGCTGCGTAAGCATATTTCGGACTTGATGCGTTCAAGTTGCCTTGAGCATGAAGCCTCAGATCCTTCGATTACCAGCGTAAACAGCCAGCCTTTCTGTAGTCATGATGCGGTATTGATTGATGACGTCGCTTCAACAACAGAAATTTCGCAACAAACGGCAGAAAAAGTTTGA